One region of Kazachstania africana CBS 2517 chromosome 3, complete genome genomic DNA includes:
- the FPK1 gene encoding serine/threonine protein kinase FPK1 (similar to Saccharomyces cerevisiae KIN82 (YCR091W) and YNR047W; ancestral locus Anc_6.371) gives MNEPQDTLEKPIPINPKGRSKSFNKLLSKSWKRSTSSSNASLSGTMSDHKKSNSSSHNYFEDSKASSPDTNSPLGSKFSKLRSLFGSEASLRSGSDEINIPKIKHISPLAPADDENFSHIPSTNFPKSPKNAHLEDHYHPYETAQNATYEKQHSSSSHSGQSSTTEKPPSSTSNLSSQFKSFLHVSNDNQNSIQSDELSNTTANNSSLLPSYKNVSSSSLNGIDENEELDEFNHASDKFHNGGDRAPPKKEVYTSSLKESSESSFVSPDDLQAFPSIVIGIENNEKQGVGSTDENSKFALRRATSEPENKLKTNIKSHQTSLDNGTQLGLHIQHPKGADVVEPKRSRRLRNKSFSNKFQDIRVSPQSFEKIRLLGQGDVGKVYLVKEKASNRLYALKILTKGEMIKRKKIKRILTEQEILASSNHPFIVTLYHSFQTEDYLYLCMEYCMGGEFFRALQTRKSKCISEGDARFYASEVTAALEYLHLLGFIYRDLKPENILLHKSGHIMLSDFDLSVQANDSGKVKTPMIITPPSSSSSGKRSRSNTMIDTKVFSDGFRTNSFVGTEEYIAPEVIRGNGHTAAVDWWTLGILIYEMLFGFTPFKGSNTNETFCNILKNEVTFPNNNDVSRNCKDLIKKLLCKNEQKRLGSKMGAADIKRHPFFKKVQWSFLRNQEPPLIPVLTENGYDFTKLSKNKKRQDATNNEDLDGENKKSSLEELEKIMFQERVENDDEISEDNPFHDFNSMSLMEKDNDSLIYGDNNSYGKISYTPNSNRSRSNSHRNFFKK, from the coding sequence ATGAATGAACCTCAAGACACACTAGAGAAGCCGATCCCAATAAACCCGAAAGGAAGAAgcaaatctttcaataagcTGCTGTCCAAATCGTGGAAGCGCAGTACAAGCAGTTCAAACGCTTCTTTATCGGGCACTATGTCGGACCATAAGAAGTCAAATTCGAGTAGTCACAATTATTTCGAAGACTCAAAAGCATCGAGCCCTGATACTAATTCTCCTTTAGggtcaaaattttcaaagttaaGAAGTCTTTTTGGCTCTGAAGCAAGCTTAAGATCAGGCAGtgatgaaatcaatattCCCAAAATCAAGCACATTAGTCCCTTAGCACCTGCAGATGACGAAAATTTTAGTCACATACCGTCTACCAACTTTCCTAAGTCACCAAAAAATGCACATTTGGAAGATCATTATCATCCTTATGAGACAGCTCAGAACGCAACATATGAAAAACAACATTCCTCATCATCTCATTCAGGCCAATCTTCAACTACGGAAAAGCCACCTTCTTCCACTAGTAATCTTTCTAGTCAATTTAAGAGCTTTCTTCATGTCAGTAATGATAATCAAAACAGCATACAATCCGATGAACTTTCAAATACTACTGCAAACAATTCAAGTTTATTGCCATCCTACAAAAACGTAAGTAGTTCATCATTGAATGGaatagatgaaaatgaggaGTTGGACGAATTCAACCATGCCTCTGATAAGTTTCATAATGGAGGTGATAGAGCTCCTCCAAAAAAGGAAGTATATACATCTTCGTTAAAGGAATCATCAGAATCTTCATTTGTTAGCCCAGATGATTTGCAGGCGTTTCCATCTATCGTTATTGggattgaaaataatgagaaACAGGGTGTTGGGTCCACGGATGAAAATTCTAAGTTTGCATTACGGAGGGCCACGTCAGAaccagaaaataaattgaagacCAATATCAAATCACATCAAACATCGTTGGATAACGGAACACAGCTGGGTTTACATATTCAACATCCAAAGGGTGCTGACGTTGTAGAGCCAAAAAGGTCTCGCCGCTTAAGAAATAAATCTTTTAGCAACAAATTCCAGGATATTAGAGTTAGTCCACAATCCTTTGAGAAGATTAGGTTACTAGGTCAAGGTGATGTAGGTAAAGTGTATCTGGTCAAGGAGAAGGCTAGTAATAGATTGTATGCTTTGAAGATTCTGACCAAGGGGGAAATgatcaaaagaaagaaaattaaaagaattttgaCGGAACAGGAAATCCTTGCCTCTAGTAATCATCCATTTATTGTTACGCTATACCATTCATTCCAGACAGAGGACTACTTATATCTTTGTATGGAATATTGTATGGGAGGTGAGTTTTTCAGGGCTTTACAAACGAGAAAGAGTAAGTGCATTTCAGAGGGCGACGCTAGGTTTTATGCAAGTGAGGTCACAGCGGCATTAGAATATTTGCATCTGTTAGGTTTCATATATAGAGATTTGAAACCAGAAAACATTCTTTTACATAAATCTGGGCATATCATGCTTtcagattttgatttatctgTCCAGGCAAATGACTCAGGTAAAGTAAAGACTCCTATGATTATAACACCcccatcatcatcttcttcaggTAAAAGAAGTAGATCAAATACAATGATAGATACAAAGGTATTTTCAGATGGATTCAGAACCAATTCATTCGTCGGCACAGAAGAATATATTGCACCGGAGGTTATACGAGGTAATGGTCACACTGCTGCAGTAGATTGGTGGACATTGGGTATATTAATCTATGAGATGCTTTTTGGCTTTACGCCTTTCAAAGGATCAAACACCAATGAAACTTTCtgtaatattttgaaaaatgaggTCACATTTcccaataataatgatgtcTCCAGAAATTGTAAGGATTTGATCAAAAAACTATTATGCAAGAATGAACAAAAGAGATTGGGTTCTAAGATGGGGGCAGCAGATATCAAAAGGCAtccttttttcaaaaaagttcaGTGGTCTTTTCTAAGAAATCAAGAACCTCCTTTGATACCTGTTCTTACCGAAAATGGTTATGATTTTACGAAACTATccaaaaataagaagagACAGGACGCTACAAACAATGAAGATCTCGATggtgaaaataaaaaatcttCTCTGGAGGAActagaaaaaataatgtttCAAGAACGTGTAGAGAATGACGATGAAATTTCTGAGGATAATCCTTTCCACGATTTCAATTCCATGAGTCTGATGGAAAAGGACAACGATTCCTTAATTTACGGTGACAACAATTCCTATGgtaaaatttcatataCTCCGAATTCTAACAGATCAAGGAGTAATAGTCACAGaaactttttcaagaaataa
- the KAFR0C04790 gene encoding putative aminophospholipid translocase regulatory protein (similar to Saccharomyces cerevisiae CDC50 (YCR094W) and YNR048W; ancestral locus Anc_6.374), with the protein MVLFQKSEGSTKRKSRKPLNTSFRQQRLRAWQINLSPQSVLPLLICIACIFAPIGVGLIVTVIGVQNMEIRYDQCLNLASTTSYQDIPSDALTFHFKKAMDTTPKWILTQSSNNDETINICRLQFQIPNDIDSSINIYYKLTNFYQNHREYVESYDIDQLKGKAVSKNSLDSNCDPLKVDNATGKLIYPCGLIANSMFNDTFSTKLTGKSGTSDYILTSNGTSWSTDRHRYSPTKYSSSDIVPPPNWAKLFPNGYNDTNIPNLKTWDEFQIWMRAAALPKFYKLALKNDTTHLPNGNYEFDITLNYPVDSFNGTKSIMLTTNTIIGAKNMILGIVFLIIAGICTLSSILFLINVIIKPREAASHSYLNYEPLYYQDEPFAQNPTRELL; encoded by the coding sequence ATGGTCTTATTTCAGAAAAGTGAAGGCTCGACTAAAAGAAAGTCGAGAAAACCGCTAAACACTTCATTTAGGCAGCAGCGGCTTCGAGCATGGCAAATTAATCTTTCTCCACAAAGTGTTCTTCCTCTGTTGATTTGCATTGCATGTATATTTGCACCTATAGGTGTTGGTTTGATAGTCACTGTGATAGGTGTACAAAATATGGAAATAAGGTACGACCAATGCTTAAATTTAGCTTCAACGACATCATATCAGGACATCCCTTCTGATGCACTGACCTTCCATTTCAAGAAAGCTATGGATACAACCCCAAAATGGATTCTAACACAATCCAGTAATAATGACGAAACGATTAATATATGTAGGTTACAGTTCCAGATACCCAATGATATCgattcatcaataaatatatattacaaattgacaaatttttatcaGAATCATAGGGAATATGTGGAATCTTATGATATAGACCAATTGAAAGGCAAAGCAGTATCAAAAAACAGCTTAGATAGTAATTGTGATCCATTGAAAGTGGATAATGCTACAGGAAAGCTGATATATCCCTGCGGATTAATTGCGAATTCAATGTTCAATGACACATTCAGTACCAAATTAACAGGAAAGAGTGGTACTTCAGACTATATTCTGACTTCGAATGGAACATCCTGGTCAACTGACCGTCATAGGTATAGTCCTACAAAGTATAGTTCTTCAGATATAGTGCCGCCACCAAACTGGGCTAAGTTATTCCCTAATGGGTATAATGATACGAACATACCAAATTTGAAGACCTGGgatgaatttcaaatttggatGAGAGCAGCTGCACTTCCTAAGTTTTATAAATtagcattgaaaaatgatacTACACATCTGCCCAATGGAAATTACGAATTTGACATAACACTAAATTATCCCGTTGATAGTTTTAATGGTACAAAATCAATCATGTTAACTACAAACACTATAATTGGAGCAAAGAACATGATTTTAGGCATAGTATTTCTTATAATAGCAGGTATTTGCACTTTGTCTTCTATACTGTTCCTTATCAATGTAATAATAAAGCCCAGAGAAGCCGCTAGCCACTCGTATTTGAATTACGAACCACTCTATTATCAAGATGAACCCTTTGCTCAAAATCCAACGAGGGAACTATTGTag
- the MSO1 gene encoding Mso1p (similar to Saccharomyces cerevisiae MSO1 (YNR049C); ancestral locus Anc_6.375), whose protein sequence is MSTLASNQSSGNIWSKFRTSTKSLSSSFANLSLKTETDGDSPTSTVVHKALVKYYKHQEPFTGFPGWLGHKEDLPSEQKILQKQNEHIAKQNRPSKFANIRRAATDIKAHHLSSSSQEPDLVHHRTTAGREMHNIYNKDSSSSYTDDFSSREFTSTAAPLRSSSSRGPRVARPMWTDSTPASHMPSGANESSNRETTPTSSQLMTARLQQRRTQF, encoded by the coding sequence ATGTCTACACTAGCAAGTAACCAGAGCTCTGGTAATATATGGAGTAAGTTTAGAACATCTACAAAATCTTTATCTTCGTCATTCGCAAATTTATCGCTAAAAACTGAAACTGATGGTGATTCACCTACAAGCACCGTCGTCCATAAAGCTTTggtaaaatattataagcATCAGGAACCTTTCACAGGCTTTCCAGGTTGGTTGGGACATAAGGAAGATCTTCCAAGTGAACAAAAAATCcttcaaaaacaaaatgaGCATATAGCAAAACAGAATAGACCTTCCAAGTTTGCTAATATAAGGAGAGCAGCTACTGATATTAAAGCACATCATTTGTCTTCCTCCTCTCAGGAACCAGATTTAGTACACCATCGTACAACCGCCGGAAGGGAGATGCATAATATCTATAATAAGGATAGCTCTAGTTCTTATACAGATGACTTCAGCTCTAGAGAGTTTACAAGTACCGCCGCCCCATTGAGATCTTCATCGAGTAGAGGACCACGTGTAGCAAGGCCAATGTGGACAGACTCTACTCCAGCATCACACATGCCATCAGGTGCAAATGAAAGCAGCAACCGTGAAACAACTCCGACATCCTCTCAGTTGATGACTGCCAGACTTCAACAGAGAAGAACGCAGTTTTAG
- the LYS9 gene encoding saccharopine dehydrogenase (NADP+, L-glutamate-forming) (similar to Saccharomyces cerevisiae LYS9 (YNR050C); ancestral locus Anc_6.376) — protein sequence MVKKVLLLGSGFVTQPVVDTLSADPNIEVTVACRTLANAQSLAGSSGSSAISLDVTNDQKLDETLSKHDVVISLIPYTFHPNVVKSAIRTKKHVVTSSYISPALRELESQIKDAGITVMNEIGLDPGIDHLYAVKTIDEVHKVGGKIKSFLSYCGGLPAPEDSDNPLGYKFSWSSRGVLLALRNSAKYWKDGEIVNISSEDLMKSSKPYFIYPGFAFVCYPNRDSTVFKDLYNIPEAETVIRGTLRYQGFPEFVKVLVDMGMLDDTENEIFSKPIPWNDALKCYLKSESSSKEDLIKRIDALTVWKDDEDRQRIISGLSWLGLFSDTNFSPKGNALDTLCARLEELMQYEKGERDMVVLQHKFGIEWADGTTETRASTMVDYGKVGGYSSMAATVGLPVSIATKMVLNGTIKGPGLLAPYSPEINDPIMKELKEKYGIYLKEKTIE from the coding sequence atggttaAGAAAGTTCTACTTTTAGGTTCAGGCTTTGTCACTCAGCCGGTTGTTGATACTTTATCTGCAGACCCAAATATTGAAGTCACTGTTGCTTGTAGAACATTAGCTAATGCTCAAAGTTTAGCAGGATCATCAGGTTCAAGCGCTATTTCATTAGACGTTACTAATGACCAGAAGTTAGATGAGACTCTTTCGAAACATGATGTAGtcatttctttgattccATACACCTTCCATCCAAATGTTGTTAAGAGTGCAATTAGGACAAAGAAACATGTTGTAACATCTTCATACATTTCCCCAGCACTAAGAGAATTGGAATCACAAATCAAAGATGCCGGTATCACTGTTATGAATGAAATCGGTCTAGATCCAGGTATTGACCATCTTTATGCTGTTAAAACTATCGATGAGGTTCACAAGGTTGGTGGTAAgatcaaatcatttttgTCATACTGTGGAGGGTTGCCAGCACCAGAAGATTCAGATAATCCATTGGGTTACAAATTCTCCTGGTCATCAAGAGGTGTCTTATTGGCATTAAGAAACTCCGCTAAGTACTGGAAGGATGGCGAAATTGTTAATATTAGTTCTGAAGACCTCatgaaatcttcaaaaccATATTTCATTTACCCAGGATTTGCCTTCGTTTGTTATCCAAATAGAGATTCTACTGTTTTCAAAGATCTTTACAACATTCCAGAGGCTGAAACTGTCATTAGAGGTACTTTAAGATACCAAGGCTTCCCAGAATTCGTTAAAGTCCTAGTTGATATGGGAATGTTAGATGAcacagaaaatgaaatcttCAGTAAGCCAATTCCATGGAATGACGCACTAAAGTGTTACCTAAAGAGCGAATCCTCTTCGAAAGAGGACTTAATAAAACGTATTGATGCATTGACAGTATGGAAGGATGACGAAGATAGACAAAGAATCATTTCCGGTCTTTCTTGGTTAGGTCTCTTTTCAgatacaaatttttctccaAAGGGCAATGCATTAGACACTTTATGCGCACGTCTTGAGGAATTGATGCAGTATGAAAAGGGGGAACGTGACATGGTAGTATTACAACACAAATTCGGTATCGAATGGGCTGATGGTACCACAGAAACAAGAGCATCTACCATGGTTGACTACGGTAAGGTCGGCGGTTATAGTTCAATGGCAGCAACTGTTGGTCTTCCAGTGTCTATCGCTACAAAGATGGTTCTCAATGGTACCATTAAGGGACCAGGTTTATTAGCTCCATACTCTCCAGAAATTAATGATCCTataatgaaagaattgaaagagaagTACGGTATTTACTTGAAGGAAAAGACCATTGAATAG
- the BRE5 gene encoding Bre5p (similar to Saccharomyces cerevisiae BRE5 (YNR051C); ancestral locus Anc_6.378), with amino-acid sequence MSATVQEVVHAFLRTYYERMKTNPSKLSNMYASTAELTHVNYQQLPSDDSALDFFLNDTLPTVKLTGKDNINKFFTRNNKRVNDLKVKLNTVDFQTTGASHKSILLVTTGELFWTDTPVYRFCQTFILVPLLRNNDIYDISNDIIRFIPDYLQEIEIQEEKEPDFSEKEISVEVEEKLPPVNSENAIAHESEFEEEPTVPEKVTANETKKEQLETKVESAPEVTDSKKVEEISSKKEKPDDKVKEKKHSKLHQEKKPKSTEPSKSHSSEKHGTEESSKTIDKKENKEKLSKSASSNKLKEKSKAEDSKIVPEEQAKEDATEIKHKKNDEIRDDTDVAANEQVEVQKNENSENPNEEGLKEVKEPAKPAQFAKLSWASKLTVGEPQRDARKIVVTKPTTASNDTNKKEHQRKNSDKKFDMGSRKENTSNRNKKKTNNYSGVNKEGYFPIYVNNTIGLKEDELKNTLIKEFGPVMKVTNGDSFAVVDFQLQSSQSEAIERKKLIVNDVEISLERKTSKKSSSSQNGFSNTQKNYRKHNTIKKKDQVSV; translated from the coding sequence ATGTCTGCCACTGTTCAAGAAGTTGTTCATGCGTTCTTGCGAACCTATTACGAAAGAATGAAAACTAATCCTTCAAAACTATCAAACATGTATGCGAGCACAGCAGAGTTGACCCATGTGAACTATCAACAGCTTCCTTCTGATGACAGCGCTCTTGATTTCTTTCTGAACGATACATTGCCTACTGTAAAACTTACTGGTAAGGATAATattaacaaattttttactAGAAATAATAAGAGAGTAAATGATCTGAAAGTTAAGCTTAATACAGTTGACTTTCAAACTACTGGTGCGTCTCATAAAAGCATATTACTGGTTACCACTGGTGAACTATTTTGGACTGATACTCCAGTTTATAGGTTTTGTCAGACTTTCATCTTGGTTCCTCTATTGAGAAATAATGACATATACGATATTTCGAATGATATTATCAGATTTATCCCCGATTATTTACAAGAGATAGAAATACAGGAGGAAAAAGAACCTGACTTTTCAGAAAAGGAGATTTCAGTGGAAGTAGAAGAAAAGCTTCCTCCCGTCAACAGTGAAAATGCTATAGCACATGAatcagaatttgaagaagaaccaACTGTGCCTGAAAAAGTTACTGCAAATgagacaaagaaagaacaacTGGAAACTAAAGTAGAATCTGCACCAGAAGTGACAGATTCAAAGAAAGTAGAAGAAATTAGTtcaaagaaggaaaagcCCGATGACAAagtaaaagaaaagaagcatTCTAAATTACATCAAGAGAAGAAACCTAAGAGTACTGAACCTAGCAAGTCTCATAGTTCTGAAAAGCACGGGACTGAAGAATCATCGAAAACtattgataaaaaagaaaataaggaGAAACTATCCAAATCAGCATCTTCAAACAAGTTAAAGGAAAAATCCAAGGCTGAAGACTCAAAAATAGTGCCTGAGGAACaagcaaaagaagatgCAACGGAAATTAAGCACAAGAAGAATGATGAAATACGAGATGATACCGATGTAGCTGCAAATGAACAAGTAGAGGTACagaagaatgaaaattcgGAAAATCCCAATGAAGAAGGGTTGAAAGAAGTCAAGGAGCCTGCAAAACCAGCTCAATTTGCTAAACTGAGCTGGGCATCTAAGCTCACAGTTGGAGAGCCACAGAGAGATGCCAGGAAAATTGTTGTTACTAAGCCTACCACTGCATCAAATGATACTAATAAGAAAGAACACCAAAGGAAGAATAGTGACAAGAAATTCGATATGGGAAGTCgtaaagaaaatacaaGTAAcagaaataaaaagaaaactaaCAATTATAGCGGCGTGAATAAAGAAGGCTATTTCCCAATCTATGTCAACAACACTATAGGTTTGAAggaagatgaattaaaaaatacattgattaaagaatttggaCCTGTGATGAAAGTCACAAATGGGGATAGTTTTGCTGTAGTCGATTTTCAATTGCAATCGAGTCAATCAGAAGCCAtagaaaggaaaaagttGATTGTAAATGACGTCGAAATCTCACTTGAGAGAAAAACTTCTAAGAagtcatcttcatcacAGAATGGGTTCTCAAATacacaaaaaaattatagaaAGCACAATACgataaaaaagaaagaccAAGTCAGTGTATAA
- the POP2 gene encoding CCR4-NOT core DEDD family RNase subunit POP2 (similar to Saccharomyces cerevisiae POP2 (YNR052C); ancestral locus Anc_6.379): MQSMNVQPHVLPMGEQFFNQNQPNDQPGMGMGMPQMFSPQMNQARMLGQQPGMMPNMQSVTNNQDMSNAYLLKQKLDPMMVQQAQLQNQQQAQQMQPQQGLQNQPQGQQQQHFNVATPLGNNMPPGLNVFQQPNVNITRPQMAKSMQTGPGANINMGPMPPIMLPPPNHLFVRDVWKNNLHSEFSLIRRLVGQYNYVSVSFEFTGTLARPIGNFRSKEDYHYQTMRANVDFLKPIQIGLSLSDANGNKPDNGISTWQFNCEFDTSTEMLSAESIDLLRKSGINFDNHKLNGIDVFEFAQLMTDSGLLLDENVTWITYHTAYDLGFLVKILMNDTMPNNRQEFEWWIHKFIPNLYDLNLLHKLIRDFKQPQAQTHQFNLTTLADEVGLPRFPIFTTTGGQSLLMLLTFCQLCKISMNKLPNGTDFANYKNVIYGIDEETTKTEGHL, from the coding sequence ATGCAATCAATGAACGTTCAGCCACATGTTTTACCTATGGGtgaacaatttttcaatcaaaacCAGCCAAATGACCAACCTGGGATGGGTATGGGTATGCCTCAAATGTTTTCACCTCAGATGAATCAAGCAAGAATGTTGGGACAACAACCCGGAATGATGCCAAATATGCAGAGCGTTACTAATAATCAAGACATGTCGAATGCGTACCTTCTAAAACAAAAACTAGACCCAATGATGGTTCAACAAGCACAATTACAAAATCAACAACAGGCGCAACAAATGCAACCTCAGCAGGGTTTGCAAAACCAACCTCAGGgacagcaacaacaacattTTAATGTGGCTACACCGCTGGGCAATAATATGCCACCTGGATTAAATGTCTTCCAACAACCAAATGTGAATATTACTCGTCCTCAAATGGCAAAATCGATGCAAACTGGACCAGGAgcaaatataaatatggGACCAATGCCTCCAATCATGTTACCTCCTCCAAACCACTTATTTGTACGTGATGTATGGAAAAATAATCTACATAGCGAGTTTTCATTGATTAGGCGACTAGTTGGTCAATATAATTATGTTTCCGTTAGTTTCGAATTCACTGGGACATTAGCAAGGCCAATAGGTAATTTCAGAAGTAAAGAagattatcattatcaaacaATGAGAGCAAAtgttgattttttgaaaccCATTCAAATTGGTCTATCCTTAAGTGATGCAAATGGTAATAAGCCTGATAACGGTATATCCACATGGCAATTTAACTGTGAGTTTGATACATCTACTGAAATGCTTTCTGCAGAATCGATAGATTTATTAAGGAAATCAGGAATAAATTTTGACAATCATAAACTAAACGGTATAGatgtttttgaatttgcaCAGTTAATGACGGATTCAGGgttattattagatgaaaaCGTGACATGGATTACGTATCATACAGCTTATGATCTTGGATTTTtagtaaaaattttgatgaatgaTACTATGCCTAATAACAGACAAGAATTTGAGTGGTGGATACATAAATTTATTCCGAATCTTTATGATCTAAACTTGTTGCACAAATTAATCAGGGATTTCAAACAGCCGCAAGCTCAAACACATCAATTCAACTTAACTACATTAGCTGATGAGGTTGGCCTCCCAAgatttccaatttttaCCACTACCGGTGGTCAAAGTCTACTAATGTTGTTAACGTTCTGTCAACTATGTAAAATCTCGATGAATAAATTGCCAAATGGTACAGATTTCGCTAATTACAAAAACGTTATTTATGGCATCGACGAAGAGACGACAAAGACAGAAGGACATCTATAA
- the NOG2 gene encoding putative GTPase NOG2 (similar to Saccharomyces cerevisiae NOG2 (YNR053C); ancestral locus Anc_6.380) has product MGTAKKEKQRRIREGNVKDGNLRVKGENFYRDGKRVQFLNMYRKGSAIKNKHGDLIKAAPLQDATIPTARVQPDRRWFGNTRVISQDALTHFRDALGETQKDTYQVLLRRNKLPMSLLDEKDTAESPRANILETESYRDTFGPKAQRKKPRVAASSLESLVKATEDDNKTYEEKQELDSTLGLMANQIDEENGWSQAAKEHIFSKGQSKRIWNELYKVIDSSDVVIHVLDARDPLGTRCKSVEEYMKKETPHKHLIYVLNKCDLVPTWAAAAWVKHLSKERPTLAFHASITNSFGKGSLIQLLRQFSQLHSDRKQISVGFIGYPNTGKSSIINTLRKKKVCQVAPIPGETKVWQYITLMKRIFLIDCPGIVPPSAKDTEEDILFRGVVRVEHVSNPEQYIPGVLKRCQAKHLERTYEISGWKDSTEFIEMLARKQGRLLKGGEPDESGVSKQILNDFNRGKIPWFVIPPEKEERPSEKAQANKKRSAEDALEVNAEDAKKSKV; this is encoded by the coding sequence ATGGGTACAGCCAAGAAGGAGAAACAGAGAAGAATCCGTGAGGGAAATGTTAAAGATGGAAACCTTAGAGTTAAAggtgaaaatttttacaGAGATGGTAAAAGAGTTCAGTTCTTGAACATGTACAGAAAGGGCTCAGCCATTAAAAACAAACATGGTGATTTAATTAAGGCTGCTCCCCTTCAAGATGCTACTATTCCTACAGCAAGAGTCCAACCAGACCGTAGATGGTTCGGTAACACTAGAGTTATCTCTCAAGATGCTTTAACACATTTTAGAGATGCTTTAGGGGAAACTCAAAAAGACACTTACCAAGTTCTTTTAAGAAGAAACAAGTTGCCTATGTCATTGTtagatgaaaaagatacCGCTGAATCTCCGAGAGCtaatattcttgaaacaGAGAGTTATCGTGATACTTTTGGTCCAAAGGcacaaagaaaaaagccACGGGTGGCAGCGTCAAGTTTGGAAAGCTTAGTAAAGGCTACAGAAGATGACAACAAAACTTACGAAGAAAAGCAAGAATTAGATTCTACATTAGGATTGATGGCTAATCAAATCGATGAAGAAAACGGATGGTCACAGGCTGCAAAAGAACACATTTTCAGTAAAGGTCAATCAAAACGTATTTGGAATGAATTATACAAGGTTATCGATTCTTCCGATGTCGTAATCCATGTTCTTGACGCAAGAGATCCATTAGGTACCCGTTGTAAATCCGTCGAAGAatatatgaaaaaagaaacaccACATAAGCATTTAATTTATGTTCTAAATAAGTGTGATTTGGTTCCTACATGGGCAGCTGCTGCTTGGGTGAAacatctttcaaaagagcGTCCAACACTTGCATTCCACGCTTCCATTACCAATTCCTTTGGTAAAGGTTCTCTAATCCAATTACTACGTCAATTCTCACAATTGCACAGTGATAGAAAACAAATTTCTGTGGGATTCATTGGCTATCCAAATACTGGTAAGTCATCTATTATTAATACActaagaaagaagaaggtttGTCAGGTTGCTCCAATTCCAGGTGAAACGAAAGTTTGGCAATATATCacattaatgaaaagaatctTCTTGATTGATTGTCCAGGTATTGTTCCACCATCAGCTAAAGATACAGAAGAAGACATTTTATTCAGAGGTGTTGTGAGAGTGGAGCACGTTTCCAACCCAGAACAATATATTCCAGGTGTGTTGAAGCGTTGTCAGGCAAAACATTTAGAAAGGACTTACGAAATTTCCGGTTGGAAGGACTCTActgaatttattgaaatgtTAGCAAGAAAGCAAGGTAGACTTCTGAAGGGTGGTGAACCTGACGAATCTGGTGTTTCGAAACAAATCTTGAATGATTTCAACAGAGGTAAAATTCCATGGTTTGTTATTCCAccagaaaaggaagaaagaCCATCTGAAAAGGCCCAGGcaaacaagaaaagatcTGCCGAAGATGCTCTGGAAGTAAACGCTGAAGATGCTAAAAAGTCCAAAGTTTAA